GCGGATGGTCTTGCCGGCGAAGTCGGCGGCATTGCTGTTCACCAGCTCTGCCACACCCGCCAGCTGCCGGGCGGTGGTGATGGTGAACTCGGTATCCGTCCCATTATACCACGAGAGATCCACTGCCCCGTCCCAGCGGATGGTGGAGAAGTATTCCACCATGACCTGCTCTTCCGTTACGCCCTCCGGCAGGGTATCGGCGTAGCCGGAAGCCGTCTCGGTAAAGGCCGCTCATTGCCTTCGCCGTCCGTATAGTGGATGGCGGCAACGTCATAGCCTTCCCGCCGCTCTGCCTGCACCTGCCCGTCCAGAGCCGAGACCGGCATCACCAGACTCAGCACCATGCACAAAGTCAGCAGCAGCGCCGATACACGCTTCCTGTGCTGCTTTATGTGCAGGTCCCTTCCTCTCTGAAAATTTTGATATGCAGCCCCACAGGACATGATATACAGCTTCACGGCTTGGCCGGGTCATAGACGCAGCTGCGGACCGTGCCACCGGTGACCGGCACCTGCGCCACCGTCAGAGGGATACGGTACAGGGTGTGCAGCAGCTCCTCCGTCAGCATCTCCTCCACCGGGCCGCAGGCCGCCACCGTGCCGCCGTGGAGGGCCAGCACATGGGTGGCGAAGCGAAGGGCGTGCTCCGGATTATGGGTGGACAGCAGCACCGTGTAGCCCTGCTCCGTCAGGCGGCGCACCTGCTGCAGGAGCCTAAACTGGTTGCCGTAATCCAGATTGGCGGCGGGCTCGTCCATCAGAAGGATCCTCGCCTGCTGGGCCAAGGCCCGTGCAATGAGGGTCAGCTGCCGCTCGCCGCCGGAAATGCGGCGGATGCCCCGGTCTGCCAGCGGGGCGATGCCTACCAGCTCCATCATGCGCTGCGCCGTCTCCAGCTGCTGCCGTCCCGGCTGCCGCAGAGGCTCCAGCCCTCCGGCGGCGCCCATAAGCACCGTGTCCCGGACGGTGTAGTCGAACAACGGCTGGCTGGACTGGGGGATATACGCCGCCAGATGGGCCAGCTCCCGCCGGGGCAGATGCCGCACGTCCCGCCCGCACAGGGAGATGCTCCCCTGATAGTGAGGCAGAAAGCCCAGCATACAGCGGAACAGGGTACTCTTCCCCGCCCCGTTTGGCCCCAGCACTGCCACCAGCTGTCCGGGCTCGGCCCGGAAGCTGACATCCCGCAGCACCGGGTGAGTGCCGTAGGAAAAGGAGAGTCTCTCCACGTCAATGCTCATGCCGTCGCCCTCCCGTGATGATGAGATACAGAAACAGCGGCGCTCCCACGAAGGCTGTCAGGATACCCAGAGGCAGCTCACCGGTGGTCACCAGCCGAGCGATGTCATCCACCGCCAGCAGGAAAGCCGCCCCGAACAGGGCCGCCGCCGGGATCAGCCGCCGGTAGTCGTAGCCGAACAACATACGACAGAAGTGGGGGATCACCAGACCCACCCAGCCGATCATACCGGACACCGCCACGCTGGCGGCGGTCAGCAGCGTGGCGCACAGGATCACCACCAGACGCAGTGCCCCCGTCCGCACGCCCATGGACTGGGCCTCCTCCTCCCCCACCGTCAGCAGGTTCATCCGCCAGCGCAGGAAAAACAGCGGCAGCAGTCCCACCGCCACCGGCAGCACCAGAAAGCGCACGTCCTCGGCCTTGATGGAGCTGAGGCTGCCCATGAGCCAATAGGTGATGGCGGGCAGCTGCTGCTGGGTATCCGCCACCAGCTTGATAAAGGACGTCCCGGCGGAAAACAGGGAGGAGATCATCATACCCGCCAGGATCAGCGCCACCGTGGGGTCTGAGCGGGACAGACGGCTCACCAGCCACGCCGCCGCCACGGCCAGCAGGCCGAAGCAGAAGGCGGACAGGGAGATGCCGAAATACCCGGCCCCCAGCAGGATAGCCAACGCTGCGCCGAAGCCTGCGCCGGTGGAGGCTCCCAGAATATCCGGCGACACCATGGGGTTGCGGAACATCCCCTGATAGGCCGTACCGGAGACGGCCAGCGCTGCGCCCACCAGCGCCGCCGCCGCAATGCGGGGCAGGCGGATGGCAAACACCACCTTCTCGTCGCTGACGGACCAGTCCGCAGCGCCGCCGGTGAGCCTTGTCCACAGCATATGCAGGAGCTTACCCGCAGACAGACCGTAGCGCCCCACCAGCATGGAGCCCAGCAGAAGCAGCAGGCACACCCCGCCCAGCAGGAGAAAGCGCCGCCGGTAGGTCCTCCCGGTCATCAGCTTCTCCATGGGTCAGTTCCCCGCCGCATTGGGGACGATGTAATCGGTGCCGGTCTTGGCATCATAGTACACCTCACCCCGCTTTTCCAGATCCGCCATATAGCCGTTATACCACCGGCGGCGCACCGTGGATACACACACAGGCACACCGCAGCGGCGATGCAGTCCGGCAGGGGCTTTTCGCCGCTTCGCATGGTCTCCAGCAGCCGGGGCAGACTGGCGTTCATATGCCGCCGCTCTCCCAGAAGCTCCGCCAGCCACCAACCCAGTGAAAACACGGAAAACGCCAACAGCAGCAGGCAGATCACCACCGGGATCTCCATGGCGCTGGCTACTGCCCGCAGGATATTGTGAAACAAGGTGCTCATTTATTCGTCCCTCTCTTTTTTGAAATACAGCACCCGTGCGCCGCCGGGTTCGCCGGTAATGCGGCCCTTCTGGCCGGTCTGTCCATTGGATTGACTGCCGCCGGGGGGCAGAGGGGTCTGTCCCTCCGGCGGAGGGCTTGCCGCCGGCCTCCGTCCTTCCCGGCAGCAGGCATACCGCCGTCAGGCAGGCCAGCATCCACCGGCTCAGCCGCCGCAGGCGGATATTGCACTTCTTCCTCGCAGGTTCTCCTCCCCGTATGGGGTCACGTCCGCAGGGTGGATCGGCTCAGCATCCCGGCCGCCTCCTCCGCCGACAGGTCATAGTGCCAGAACAGCCGGTAGTACTCCTGTGCCACAGCCGTCATGTCGTAGTCATACAGCTGGGGGTACAGCAGATTCCCCAGCCACCAGATGCCCAGCACCCGGTTCACCGACGGCGGGGAACTCATCCAGTCGTAGGGCAGGCCCGGTATCTCGTAGTACCGCCCCTGCTGCACGGCGGTGAGGCCCGCCCAGTCCCCTTCCGTCAGGGTATCGTAGGGGCCGCCGGAGGCCAGCAGAATAACATCCGGCTCCACGGCGTATACCTCCTCCAGACTGACGGTGGTACCGCCGCCCCGGTTGGTAATTTCTTCCGGGATGATGGCGTTCACCGCCCCCACAAGGTCGATGACGTCCGCCTGTGCGGACCCGGCTGCGTTGCAGGCAAGGCCCGTGGAGCCGGTGCCGAAGAGCACCTTGAGTCGCTGAGACTCCGGGATTTTTGCGGCGTTGGTCTGGGCCATGGTGACAGTGCGGTCAATGAACTGCGCCAGTTCCTCCGCCTGCTCCTGCCGCCCCAGAATGTCCCCCAGCGTCCGGTAGGCCGCCGCCATATCATCCAGATCCGCTTCGATGAAGATGGTGGGGATGCCCGTCTGCTTCTGAATGGTGTCCATGTCCTTGGCGATGCTGTCCTTGGCGTCGCCCAAGTCGATAATGAGCTGGGGCTGGGCGGCGATGAGGGACTCCATATTCAGGCTGGCCTTGCTGCCGTAGAATTGGCCGAAGGTGGGCAGATACCGCATCTCCTCCGGAAAATAGGACATCTGTGCCGTGCTGGGGCTGCTGCTGAGCCCCACAAGCAGGTCATAGGCCACCGGCATCAGGATCATCTGGGCTGTGGAGCCGCTGGGTGCGATGCGGGTGATCTCGGCAGGGATCTCCACCTGCCGTCCGGCGGAGTCGGTGATCATCCGGGTCTCCACCCCTTTCAGGGGGTCGTAGCCCGTCTGCTTGCCGCCGCAGCCAACCAGCAGGCACAGGCACACTGCCAGTACCAGCGATATCCACCGCTTTCCACTCGTTCTCTTCACTGCTTTTCCTCCGTTATCCTCATTTGCATATCACGCTCGTCGAAAAGAGCGCCGCACCATGGCGGCAGTCTTTTCTATCGTAAGTCTATTTTACCATCTGCCCCGGCAAAAGAAAATATCCTTTTCGCAAAGCAGAACATAATTCCGTATGGCGGAACGCCCTACGCATGATAGCCCAGCTCCCGGCTGAGACTCCCGGCGGCGGCGCAGACCATGTCCACCGCCTCCTCGAACTCCCCGGAGGCAACATGGCGAAACAGGCCCACCACCGTCAGGGTGTAGCGCATCTGCCCCTCCCGGTCGAACACCGGAGCCGACACGGACCGCAAGCCGATCTTGTACTCGCCGTTTTCGATGGCATATCCCCACTGGCGGATACGCTCCAGTTCCTCCGTCAGCGTCGCCAGGTCCACGATGGTATGGGGGGTAAAGGGATCCATGCCCTGACCGTTCATCAGATAGCGCACCGTGGCATCCGGCAGCTGGGACAGCAGCAGTTTCCCCTGCGATGTGGCGTGAAGGGGCGTACGGCCGCCGATCTCCGAGGCCACCTGGATCCCCGTGCCGCTGACCCGCTGGTCGATGACCACGATGTCGCTGCCCTCCACGCAGGAGAGCAGAGCCGTATACTGAGTCTGTTGGGCCAGCCGCTCCAAATGGGGACGGGCGCAGCGGGTGATCTCCCACGCAGCGGACACGCCGCAGCCCCACTCGAACAGCTTTGTCCCCAGATAGTACCGGCCATCCGACTCCTGCCGGATGCAGCCGTAGCTCCGCAGGGTGGCCAGCAGCGAGTGGATGGTGCTCTTGGGATAGCCGGAGGCCTGACTCAGCGCCTGAAGGGTCATGGGGACCCGGCTCCGGTTCAGCAGCTCCAGCAGCTCCAGTGCCTTGCCCAGCGACCGCACGCTTCCTTTTTCCTGCGGCATCATACGTCCTCCTTCCGCCGGGGGATAGGCCGGAAGTCCGGCTTTCCCGGCAGACTTCCGGGCAGCCCTCGCTCCATAGGCGGCGGTGGTGGCACCTCGTCGTCCCGCTCCCCGGCATAGAAGGCCCGGTTGTTCTCCACCAGCTCCGCCAGCGTCACCGGACGATAGCGGTTCACGTCCACCCCGGCATTCAGCACACGGGGCAGCTGCCGCAGCAGCTCATAGTCCCGGCCCCGCCCGTGGTGGAGGTGTCCGTGGATCATGTAGCCCCGCTTGCGGTACAGCATGGGATAGTGGCACAGGAGGATGTGGGTCTCTCCGTCGTCGATCTCGTTGAAGTCCGTCACCGTCTCGAACCAGCGGTACAGCCGCCCGGCGTCCTCATAGCCGGTGTCGTGGTTGCCACGGATCAGGTGCTTATGGCCCGACAGCCGCTCCAGCAGCTCTCCCGGCACCCGGCCGCCGTTCCAGCCGATGTCTCCCACCAGATAGACGGTGTCCTCCGACCCCACGGTGTCGTTCCAGTTTTTCACCAGTGCCTCGTCCATCTCCTCCACGGTGGCAAAGGGCCGGGAGGGAAGCAGCGGTGCATAGTGAAAGTGCAGATCGGCGGTATAGTAGATCATGGTGCTCTCCCTTCTCCGACGGATATTTTTCTCTATCATACCGTCTCCACCGGTCTGCGTCAAGCGTTCATTCCGTATGGCGGAATTTTTCTACGTTTTTCCGGCCTCAGATTCCGCTATGCCGTCGAAATGACCAATTCCCCGGAAATGGACCAACGCAGCCCATCGGGAAAATCCTCCGTTTCCGGGCAGAAAAAAGAGCGCCCCGCGGGTAGTGGCGCATAAGACAGGTTTATAAGGTTTAGAGAGAACAGCGTGGCGGAAGTCACGCTGTTCTGCTTTTTGCTGCGTGCGTGAGCATTTCGGCAATGATGCTCTCCGGCAGGAAACCAATGCAGGCAAGGCTGATATGCACATCCTGCACTCGCTGCCCGCTGCTCTTATCCGGCGCGGAAACATAGACCCTGTTCACAAGATCATGCAGCACAGCGGGCGTCAGTTCCTGCAAGTTGGGATATTTCTTCGCCCGGAGGATGAACTGCTCAATGCTGTCGGCTTCTTCCTCCTGCTGGGTAATTTCCTGCTCCAAAAGCTGCATCTTCTCCGTCAGCTCTGCTTGCTCATTTTCATAGTCGGCGGACAGCTTTTCAAATCGGCTATCATTGATTTTGCCGGAGATCTTGTCCTCATAGAGCCGTTTGAACAGACGGTCAAGCTCTTCCATCCTGCGCTGTGCCTGCGTGAGCTGTCTGCGCTTTGCGGCGAGTTCTTTCTTGAAGTCCTCCTTACGCTTTGCACCCAGCTTATCGCGGAACAGATCCTCGCAATCGGAGATATACCAAAGCAGGATTTGCAGAAATTTCAGCACACCCTTTTCCAGAACGACCGCGCGGATGAAGTGCGTCCCGCACACGTCTTTTCCCTTCTTGCGAGAGGTAGAGCAGACGAAATGATCCTGTCGTTCTTCAAAGTTCCGCGAGGTGCAGTAGTACATTTTTTCCTCACAATCGGCACAGTAGGCAGCGCCGGAAAAGAGATTGCTCTTGCCCGTTCTTGCCGGTCTGCGTTTGTTGCGGCGCAGCTCCTGTACCCGCTGAAAGGTGTCCTCATCCACAATGGCTTCATGGGTGTTTCGGAATATCTTCCATTGCTCCGGTGGATTCTCGATGATCTTCTTGATTTTGTAGGACTGCCGGTGCGTTTTGAAGTTCACGGTATGCCCGCAATACTCCATCCGTTCCAGAATTGCAGCAACGGTACTGCCGTTCCAGTTGTATGGATTCTCCGGCAAAGCGCAGCGGACTTTTCGTTTTTGCCTGTCCTGATAAACGGTGGGCGTCAACACATGATCCTCTTTCAGCATCCGGGCAGTCTGCGTCGGACCGTACGGGACAGGCGGCAATACAGCGCGGTAATTTTGTCAGACTGCTTCATAGTAGATTCCTCCATCATCAGAGGACAGTCTGCCAAGACAAGGTTGCTGTTGGTCACGATCACACACTCCCCTCGGAGTCGATCAGCTTCACCGCTTTTTCGGGAAGGGTGTGCATTCCGTCAAAGCTGGCAGGAAAGCGGTAGATGGTGTTTCCTTCTTTCAGGCGTACCGTGATCTGCGGTAACTCCTGCCAGAGAGGAACGAGGGCACTGCGGCTGCCGTCCGATTCCACTTGGACGTTACGTTTCTTGTTATCCATTTGCACCTTCCTTTTCATTCAGATTTCCGAGCATTGCCGCATGAATCTCCCGGAGCAAAGTGCGTGATATGACCTATTGCTATTCAGTATATCGCGACAATTTCCGGGATTCCATTGGGCAATGTACAGGGATTCACAGGAGACTTACAGGCAGTTCGCCGGGTCGCACAGCCGCCCGTGCCAGTCAAGGAATCGGCTTCGCCTCGCTGCGTGTCCTTAACAGGCTCGTTCGCCTGTGCAAGCCGGTAATCAAGGCGGCGATGCCACCATTTTCCAATGAAAATCAGCTGCGTTCCAAGACTTTTTTAATCTCTCAGCCTAATTATAACGAGAACAAACGTTCGAGTCAATGCGATTATGAGAGGAAGAACAAGCTCAGCAAGTGTAGCTACACTTGCGAAAAACGGCGTGGGTTGACCGGGATTTCCTTGCAGAGCAGCAAGCAAATCCGGTGAGTACCCACACCGAAAAAACAGGGCGTTCCGGCTAACCGCCGAAACGCCCTGTTTTCATTTTTGGAATAGTCCCAAGCCCTTATGTTTGTGAAAAATTACGAAAGCTCACCAGCTATACTCTGATAACTGGAATGTGTAGGATTCGCCGGGAGTAATGCCATAGATCACAACAGAGTCATCCTTGAATTTATCTCCGGCGCTCAGAGAAGATAGGTATATATTGCCGGAGTCTACCAGATAACCCGCACTGTCATACAGCTTATAACTAATCATATCATACCCGGAATCACTGCTCCCGCTCTTCTTTTCTCCGGTAATCGTAATGGTCAGCTGCGGAGAATAGTCTTTGTCAAACGTAAACTCGGCTCCTTGAATTTGGATCACGGATGCCGTACTCCCCATGAAGTCTTTCACCTTCAGATCCAGCGGAAATGAATCAAACGTCACTTGAACATCTTCAATAGGCAAGCAATACAGAGCATCGCAGTTTGCTTCGTCAAACTGAACTGCGTTTTCCTTGTACACGGTGAAATAAACCTTCCCGCTTGCGGATTTTCCGGCTTTGATCTCAGAGGCAGGGATTCTCACATTGGCAAGATATTGCTCTCCGGCAGCTTGGCTGGAATAATAACTGAAATCATCAGTAGAAACGGACTTTGTACCAGCATAAACCTCTTCATCCGCATCATTTACGATTCGAATATCCACATCAACATCGGCTGACAGGGACTTATCATTTTTATCAGCCAAACCAAAGAAAAGGCTGTAATCGCTTGTTCCCTCGTTATACTGGAAAGACCAGCTTTTCAGTGTTTCAACACGGGATGCTGACGATCCGCACCCACTCAGCAACAATGCAATTACAAGTCCCCACATAAGAAAGGATCGTTTCATTTCTGCGTCTCCTTATCTGTCTGTGCCTTTATTGCATGGAACATTTCTTGTTCGAGCAAATGCTTTTGCTTTGGATCCATCATGCAGTAATTGCGATTGCACCGCTCGCTTAGAAAGCAAGTCTCGCAGATAAGCTGTTTAACTTCCTGCATAATCAGTTCATCATCGCTGGGAAGCTCGTAGGCTTCGATCTTTTGGATGCCTGTCGGGTTACGCAGTCCGTAATCAATCAGTTTTCCATTTCCGGTTTTTACATAGCGGTAGACCTCGGCGCAGAACGAAACACTGTCACCAACGGCGCACTCTTCAAAGCCGGATTTGTCCATCCAGACGTGATCCTCTTTATCATCAAACATTGTCCCATCGGTGTACATTCCACTAATGAAGATCCGCTTGAAGCAAATATGTTTTGGATTGACTTTCTCAATCTGTCCTTTGAATTCAAGCAGATAATTAAATATGCCGTTTGCAAATCCGGAACGATAAGCGTGCCCTAAAGAAGCAAGCTGGACATCCAGATATTCATCATAGGACATCTTTTCTGCGCCAACGACATCCTTACGAGAATCCGGATTGAAAAATACGAGGCCGTCTTCTTCATCTACGCATGTATCTTCTCCATAATTGATTGCCAAAAGCGATTCTTCATCTGGATACTTGGCAATCAGAGCAGCGGCTTTTTTGAGCCGATCCTGCCGCTTTTGCCTTTCGCAGCGTTCGCACTCATGCTGCTCCGCAAGAATGCGATCCTCTATGTGTCTGCTTTCGGCTTTTGTCAGCAACGGCGATAAATGGTCAACGCAATCGTAATCTCTATTTTCCATGCGTGTTTTGAAGCGGACAAGAATCTCTTTCAGTTCCTGAGCAGACAGATACCTCGCTTTGTCAATAGAACAGCTATGGTAACACCCTGTGTTTATGTTGCCATGCCCATCGCCGTACATAATGGCGGTATTCCATGGGCAAAAATAATGCTCTTTCTGGACGAGCCTTCCTCGCTTCAAGCCCTCCTCAAATTCCGGAAAGACCGCTGGATTGCCGCAGCCTTCGTGATCCTCCACCCAAAATCCGGAAGGACCCTTGTCCGCGTGGCGGATCATCACATTGATTGCATCGACCATAGCCTTTTTCGTTTGTTTGTCATTCATAACCCAAACCTCCGTTAATAAGTGCCGCCAGACAGCGACCTGACATGTTAACGTGGCCTTTTAGAGCTTTTATGGAAATTATAGCATGTTTCTTTGTGCTTGTCTATCCTACTTACTCGGCAGGACAGGCGAAAACAGTTTTCAAATTCAGAGGTTTCTATCGCTGTAAATGATGTGCTGCTTATGGAAAGGGATCCCACTGTTCATTGGATGGTGAATAACTAATTGTAACCATGCAATAGCGAATGGAACGGTGAGCGCAGTACACAGATTGCAGAAGCGCGGAATAAGGGACAAAATTATCGTTTCCGCAAACTTCTTTCCTATCCTCACAAGGATTGGTTTGAGTGAGAGATTTCTGACTACTTTTCTGAAAGATGATATCAGAAGTACCCTTATGAAACAGGTTGGAAATCGGCATTTAACTGACCTATGAGCTGTACTTGTGCAAGGGCATGGACGCATCGTTGCCCATGATTTTTGCGTTGCTCACAGGGAAGCTAATTCCGGATTATCGACCTTAAATCGTACAAAATCCATCCTATCCATCTACCATCAACAAAGGCAACTGCAAAAGCAAAGGGGCATGTGCCTTAATGACACATACCCCTTTTGTCAGCAACCCTTGTCCGGCAACTGCCATAGTATTTGTTTCTCAAAACCTGTTTTATGGACAGCTACCCCAGGGAACGCTCTTTTCAGTACGTTATGATAGGGATCGCTTACTCCTCCGTCTCGTCGGCAGGTTCTTCCGCAGGCATGTTCTCCTCCATGGATACGCTGTCGGCAGCGCCCTCCTCAGGCACCAGCTCCTCAGCGAAGTGCCGATAGGCGTTCAGGCCGGCGCCGGCGGGGATCAGCTTACCGATGATGACGTTCTCCTTCAGGCCCACCAGATGGTCCACCTTGCCCTTGATGGCGGCCTCGGTCAGAACCTTGGTAGTCTCCTGGAAGGAGGCAGCGGACAGGAAGGAATCGGTGGCCAGAGATGCCTTGGTGATACCCATCAGCAGTTGGGTATAGGTGGCCTCCTGCAGCGGCTCACCGGTCTCGGCGTTGACCTCACCGGCGGCGATGCGGGCCCGCACCTTGGCGTTCTCGTCCTCCACCTCCAGCACGTCGGCCATGGCGCCGGACAGCAGGCCGGTGGCGTCATTGGCGTCCTCCACCCGGACCTTGCGCATCATCTGGCGGACAATGACCTCGATGTGCTTATCGTTGATGTCCACGCCCTGCTGACGGTACACCTTCAGGACCTCCTGAATGAGGTAGTTATGCACCGCCGAAGCGCCACGGATCCGCAGCACATCGTGGGGATTCAGTGCGCCGTCCTGCAGCTGGCGGCCCTTCTCGATGACCTCGCCGTCCCGCACCTGCAGACCGGTGTGGGGCATGGAGTAGGTCCGGGTATCGCCGTCGTCGGCGGTGACGATGATGTTCAGCAGGCTGCCCTTGGTGGCATCCTCGAAGCGGACCTTACCGGCGATCTCCGACAGGGTGGCCATCTTCTTGGGCTTGCGGGCCTCGAACAGCTCCTCCACTCGGGGAAGACCCTGGGTGATATCGCCGCCGGCCACGCCGCCGGTATGGAAGGTACGCATGGTCAGCTGGGTACCGGGCTCACCGATGGACTGTGCGGCGATGATGCCGACGGCCTCGCCGGGTCCCACCGGCTTGGAGGTGGCCAGGTTCATGCCGTAGCACTTGGCGCAGATACCGCTGTGGGCCTTGCAGGTCAGCACGGTGCGGATCTCGGCGGAGTGGATATCGAACTTCTCCATCAGGGCGGCGTCGTCCTCGGTCATCATGTGATCCTTGGAGATCAGCACCTCGTCGGTGCCGGGCTTCAGGATGTCCCGCACCGGGAAGCGGCCCTTGACACGCTCGGAGAACTTCTCGATGACCTGGCCGTTCTCGCTGATCTCGGACACCACGATGCCCTTGTCCACGCCGCAGTCATCCTCACGGATGATGACATCCTGGCACACGTCCACCATGCGGCGGGTCAGATAACCGGAGTCTGCGGTGCGCAGAGCCGTATCGGCCAGACCCTTACGGGCGCCACGGGAGGAGGTGAAGTAGTCCAGCACGGACATACCCTCACGGAAGTTTGCCTTGATGGGGATCTCGATGGTCTTACCGGCGGTGTTGGCCATCAGGCCACGCATACCGGTCAGCTGACGGATCTGCTTCATGGAGCCACGGGCGCCGGAGTCGGCCATCATGAAGATGGGATTATACTTATCCAGACTGGCGGTCAGTGCGTCGGTAACATCGTTGGTGGTCTTTTCCCACTCACGCACCACCAGCTTGTAGCGCTCCTCGTCGGTGATGAAGCCCATGTTGTACTGGTCCTCGATATCCACCACTCGCTGCTCCGTCTCGGCAATGAGGGAATACTTCTTCTCAGGCACCGTCATATCCGCAATGGAGATGGTGATGGAGCCACGGGT
The genomic region above belongs to Vescimonas coprocola and contains:
- a CDS encoding ABC transporter ATP-binding protein — encoded protein: MSIDVERLSFSYGTHPVLRDVSFRAEPGQLVAVLGPNGAGKSTLFRCMLGFLPHYQGSISLCGRDVRHLPRRELAHLAAYIPQSSQPLFDYTVRDTVLMGAAGGLEPLRQPGRQQLETAQRMMELVGIAPLADRGIRRISGGERQLTLIARALAQQARILLMDEPAANLDYGNQFRLLQQVRRLTEQGYTVLLSTHNPEHALRFATHVLALHGGTVAACGPVEEMLTEELLHTLYRIPLTVAQVPVTGGTVRSCVYDPAKP
- a CDS encoding FecCD family ABC transporter permease yields the protein MEKLMTGRTYRRRFLLLGGVCLLLLLGSMLVGRYGLSAGKLLHMLWTRLTGGAADWSVSDEKVVFAIRLPRIAAAALVGAALAVSGTAYQGMFRNPMVSPDILGASTGAGFGAALAILLGAGYFGISLSAFCFGLLAVAAAWLVSRLSRSDPTVALILAGMMISSLFSAGTSFIKLVADTQQQLPAITYWLMGSLSSIKAEDVRFLVLPVAVGLLPLFFLRWRMNLLTVGEEEAQSMGVRTGALRLVVILCATLLTAASVAVSGMIGWVGLVIPHFCRMLFGYDYRRLIPAAALFGAAFLLAVDDIARLVTTGELPLGILTAFVGAPLFLYLIITGGRRHEH
- a CDS encoding ABC transporter substrate-binding protein — encoded protein: MKRTSGKRWISLVLAVCLCLLVGCGGKQTGYDPLKGVETRMITDSAGRQVEIPAEITRIAPSGSTAQMILMPVAYDLLVGLSSSPSTAQMSYFPEEMRYLPTFGQFYGSKASLNMESLIAAQPQLIIDLGDAKDSIAKDMDTIQKQTGIPTIFIEADLDDMAAAYRTLGDILGRQEQAEELAQFIDRTVTMAQTNAAKIPESQRLKVLFGTGSTGLACNAAGSAQADVIDLVGAVNAIIPEEITNRGGGTTVSLEEVYAVEPDVILLASGGPYDTLTEGDWAGLTAVQQGRYYEIPGLPYDWMSSPPSVNRVLGIWWLGNLLYPQLYDYDMTAVAQEYYRLFWHYDLSAEEAAGMLSRSTLRT
- a CDS encoding IclR family transcriptional regulator; translated protein: MMPQEKGSVRSLGKALELLELLNRSRVPMTLQALSQASGYPKSTIHSLLATLRSYGCIRQESDGRYYLGTKLFEWGCGVSAAWEITRCARPHLERLAQQTQYTALLSCVEGSDIVVIDQRVSGTGIQVASEIGGRTPLHATSQGKLLLSQLPDATVRYLMNGQGMDPFTPHTIVDLATLTEELERIRQWGYAIENGEYKIGLRSVSAPVFDREGQMRYTLTVVGLFRHVASGEFEEAVDMVCAAAGSLSRELGYHA
- a CDS encoding hydrolase — its product is MIEKNIRRRRESTMIYYTADLHFHYAPLLPSRPFATVEEMDEALVKNWNDTVGSEDTVYLVGDIGWNGGRVPGELLERLSGHKHLIRGNHDTGYEDAGRLYRWFETVTDFNEIDDGETHILLCHYPMLYRKRGYMIHGHLHHGRGRDYELLRQLPRVLNAGVDVNRYRPVTLAELVENNRAFYAGERDDEVPPPPPMERGLPGSLPGKPDFRPIPRRKEDV
- a CDS encoding DUF4368 domain-containing protein — protein: MLKEDHVLTPTVYQDRQKRKVRCALPENPYNWNGSTVAAILERMEYCGHTVNFKTHRQSYKIKKIIENPPEQWKIFRNTHEAIVDEDTFQRVQELRRNKRRPARTGKSNLFSGAAYCADCEEKMYYCTSRNFEERQDHFVCSTSRKKGKDVCGTHFIRAVVLEKGVLKFLQILLWYISDCEDLFRDKLGAKRKEDFKKELAAKRRQLTQAQRRMEELDRLFKRLYEDKISGKINDSRFEKLSADYENEQAELTEKMQLLEQEITQQEEEADSIEQFILRAKKYPNLQELTPAVLHDLVNRVYVSAPDKSSGQRVQDVHISLACIGFLPESIIAEMLTHAAKSRTA